TTTTGCTTTTAACCTTTACAAACAAGGCCTCAAGTGAGATGATAGAGAGGCTAGAGTGTTATTTTGACAAAAAAATTACTTCTAAAATTACTGCTGGCACATTTCACTCTGTATCTTACTCTCTTTTAAAATCTCTTGAAAAAAATATAGTATTAAAACAGCCAAGCGAGCTAAAAACTCTTTTAAAAAGTCTTGTGGAAAGGCGCAGATTTCAACATTTGGGCGAAGCTAAGGCGTATGGTGGAGCTTATCTATACGATCTATATTCACTTTATCAAAATTCAAGCAATGAAGAGAGTTTTTATGAGTGGTTTAAGGCTAGAAATGAAGAGCAGGCTGTATATGCTGAAATTTATGATGATATTTTAAATGAGTTTGAGCAAGAAAAGGTAAAATTTGGCTATGCGGATTTTAACGATCTGCTTATAAAAATGCGAAATGAGCTTAGAAAGGGAGCGCCTTTAAAATATGATGAAATTTTAATAGACGAATATCAGGATACAAATACCCTTCAAGGCTCTTTAATAGATGCGTTTAATACCAAAAGCTTATTTTGTGTAGGTGATTTTGATCAGAGTATATATGCCTTTAACGGTGCAAATATAGAGATAATCGGATCTTTTAAAGATAGGTTTAAAGATGCCAGTATCTATGCTTTAAATATAAATTACCGCAGTAGCTCAAGCATATTAGCCCTTGCAAATAAAGTTATCTCAAACAATCCTCGTTTGTATGATAAAAAACTGATTGTAAGCCGAGAGGGAAATTTACCATCACCAAAACTTCTTGTTTATGATGAGCTTTTTAATCAATATTCAAATATTGCCGACATAATATCAAATTCAAAATTTAGCAAAGAAAATATTGCAATAATTTTTCGTAACAACTCAAGTGCGGATGGGCTTGAGGTGGCTTTAAAAGAGCGAGGAATTAGTTCTAAGCGAAAAGGAGGGGTTAGTTTTTTTGAAAGCAGAGAGATAAGGGCTTTAATGGATATATACGCAATTTTAATAAACCCAAAAGATATTATGGCCTTTATTCATGTATGCGAATATGCTAAGGGCGTTGGAGCCGCTCTTAGTAAGGAGATGTTTGATCTGATTGTAAAAGTAGGGCACGGAAATTTGATAGACGGGTTTTTAAATCCTGACGATAAAGTAAATGCCTTTGAAAAAAAGAAAAAAAACTATCAATTAGGACTCTTTGACGAATTTAGTGAAATAGGTGAGATGTCAAGGTTTTCTAAGCTTAAATTTAGTGATAAATTTTTCTCTCATCCGATACTTAAAATGGAAAAATTAAATGAAAATGCGGCAATATTTTTGTATGAAATTTATAATTTTTTACTTCATGCAAGACGTCTTTCTAGACCAAATTCTTTAATCAACGAGATTAAAAATAGCAAAATTTACTCTCTTATAGTTGATTTTTTAGCTACCAAAAGAGCTACAATGAAAAATGGAAATATTGATGAGGGCTTAAAAACAGAAGCTATAGAAAAAATCATGGCTAAAGTTGAAATATTAAGTGAGCTTAGTAAAAACTACAGTGATTTGGAAAAATTTTATAACTTCATAACTCTTGGCAGCAATGAGATGAGCGAAGGAGAGGGTGTAAATTTACTAAGCGTACATGCTAGCAAGGGGCTTGAATTTGATCAGGTTTTTATAGTTGATCTTGCACAAAATCGCTTTCCAAATTTAAAGCTTATGGGTATGGGCGGAAGTTTGGAAGAGGAGAGAAGGCTGTTTTATGTTGCTGTTACTAGAGCAAGAGATGAGCTATATCTAAGCTATGCAAAATACGATAAGATAAAAAGAGTTACTTATCAACCAAGTAGATTTTTGATAGAAGCTGGAATGGCCAAGGAAAAAATATAAATTTTTATGGTCTCAGTAAGAGACCATAAAATATCAAGTTTTAAACTCAGAAAGTTTATTATTTAGTATCTCTGTCATTTTATTTAAGTGATCTGTCGCGTTTGCTATCTCTTCTACGCTCTTTGTATTTTCGGATGAGATGTTGTTGATATTTGACATTCCATAGATAATTTGCTTTATATTATCACCAGTTTTTATATAGTCTTCAACTCTGGTATCAGACATAATTATAGCTTTTTGCATACTATTGCTCATAAATACTATCTTGTCTCTAACCTCATCCGCCACTAAAGTAAGCTCTCCTATTTGTCTAGAATTTGAGTTCATCTTCTCGCTTGAGTCTGATATAGCTTGCACTATAATATTTATTGTAGCATTTATCTCCACTAGGCTTTTTTGAGTTCTTTCGGCCAGTTTTCTAACCTCATCGGCAACTACTGCAAACCCGCGCCCGTGCTCGCCAGCTCTTGCCGCTTCGATAGCTGCATTGAGTGCTAATAGGTTTGTTTGATCTGCTATATCGTTTATTACAGCTAACACACCTTTTACTTGCTCTGCGTCGCTACTAAGTTGAGAAATTCTACTTGCAAGATCAAGCTCAACTTCGACACTGGATTGAATTTTGTTGCTTAGATGCTCTATGGCGTTATTTGCTTCTATGATACTGCTACTCGCAGCCTCCATATCAGCCTTGCTCTTTTTAGCTTCTTCTATGGAATTTTCAATTTGCTCTTTTATAGTTGTAGCTTTATTTGTAGTTTCCTGAATTATATTTGATGAGTTTTCAACGTTTTTTCCAGTTTGAATAGCTGCTGCAGATAGCTCGTATGAGACTGATGAGTTTTCTGCAGAGAGATGTTTAACTTCGCTTATTAGAGCTTTTAAGTTATCAACAGCTGTTTTTAAAAGCCCAATTGCACTGTTTGGATTGTCTGTTTTTATAGCTACTGCTAAATTTCCTTTTGAAACCTCTTTGACAACTTCTTCTATCTTTGATGCTTTTGCTCCAAGAAGCCCTTCTGGAACCTTTTCGCTAACATATGCAAGCAGAGCTACAAGTATGATCGTTACTATCAATAAAGTCAAGAATATAATTTGAAGGTTTGTCAGGTTATCTTTAAAAAACTCAAAGCTTTTTGTTGTTCTTTGCTCAACTAAAGCGAAAAATTCATCTATAGGTTTAGAAATTTCAGCTTTGTAGTCATTGTAGGTTTTGCCAAATACAAGCTCTATAGCTTCATCTTTAGAACCGTATTTTTTAATAATATCTATAGCTTTTATTTCAAGCTTGGCAAGATCTGTAGATTTTCCTTCAGCAGATTCCAACTTCTTAAATTCATCCTGTGTAAATCCCTCTTTTTGCATAAGATCTTTTAGAGAAATTTGCTCTTTTGTATCAGGTCTAGGAATTTTTCCATTTCTTATATCCAATACTTGATTGTATTGTTTTTCATAAATCGGATTTCCATTAGTAGCCACAAAAGTTCTAACAAGACTAGTCAAGTCATCAGAGCTTTGCCTAAGTTCGTCAGCCAATTTATATGATGTAAGCTGTTTTTGTGCAGCACCTACTAAGTCTTCTGACACGCTTCGCATTTGTAGGAAGATATATCCTAAAACAAGTATCGAAGCTATACTTAAAATCATCAAAAGACGCTGAAAGCCTTTTGATTGAAATAGCGACATTGGCACTCCTTTGATTATTTTCAAAAATAAATATTTTCATTAAATTAATCTATCTTTATTATATTACCAGAAGTATTATCTTTTGCTTAAAGAAATAGAAATTTATAACTAAATTTTTGGTTATCTTAAAAACTCAAAATTTAAGATAACCAAAATTAAAAATAGTAGTTTTTATAGTGCTTTTAGCATTACTCTAGTTAAGGTTTTGCTAAATTCTAAAGGATTTTCTATATTCATTCCCTCATTGATCTTTGCCATATCAAGAAGTAGAGTAGATATATCATGGATCATAGCCTCGTTTTTGTTCAATTTTTCAAAAATTTCATGATTTGGATTTATCTCTAAAATAGGTTTAACCTTTGGCAAATTTGTCTGACCCATCTGCTTTAATATAGTTTGCATAGAAAAGTCAGGATCGTTTTTATCATATATCAAAACAGCAGCCGAGTCGCTAAGTCTGGAGCTAAGCTTAACGTCTTTAACATCGTCTTTTAAAATTTCGCGCATTTTTACTAAAATTTCAGTGTGCTTGCTCTCGTCAATCTTATCTTCTTCGGTTTTTATTTCGCTATCTATATCAGAGTGATTTACAGGCTTAATAGGAGTTTTGTCAAACTCATAGACCATAGGCATTACTATAGTATCAATTTCCTCGT
This Campylobacter sp. RM16192 DNA region includes the following protein-coding sequences:
- a CDS encoding ATP-dependent helicase is translated as MPLSRLNSDQYSAATAPFGHNLIIASAGTGKTSTIVARIAHLLNLGVNPSKILLLTFTNKASSEMIERLECYFDKKITSKITAGTFHSVSYSLLKSLEKNIVLKQPSELKTLLKSLVERRRFQHLGEAKAYGGAYLYDLYSLYQNSSNEESFYEWFKARNEEQAVYAEIYDDILNEFEQEKVKFGYADFNDLLIKMRNELRKGAPLKYDEILIDEYQDTNTLQGSLIDAFNTKSLFCVGDFDQSIYAFNGANIEIIGSFKDRFKDASIYALNINYRSSSSILALANKVISNNPRLYDKKLIVSREGNLPSPKLLVYDELFNQYSNIADIISNSKFSKENIAIIFRNNSSADGLEVALKERGISSKRKGGVSFFESREIRALMDIYAILINPKDIMAFIHVCEYAKGVGAALSKEMFDLIVKVGHGNLIDGFLNPDDKVNAFEKKKKNYQLGLFDEFSEIGEMSRFSKLKFSDKFFSHPILKMEKLNENAAIFLYEIYNFLLHARRLSRPNSLINEIKNSKIYSLIVDFLATKRATMKNGNIDEGLKTEAIEKIMAKVEILSELSKNYSDLEKFYNFITLGSNEMSEGEGVNLLSVHASKGLEFDQVFIVDLAQNRFPNLKLMGMGGSLEEERRLFYVAVTRARDELYLSYAKYDKIKRVTYQPSRFLIEAGMAKEKI